In the Flagellimonas sp. HMM57 genome, one interval contains:
- a CDS encoding polyprenol monophosphomannose synthase, translating into MANGLVIIPTFNEIENIEAIVKTVFDLKKDFHVLVVDDNSPDGTAENVRSMQEQFPDSLFLEVRKEKSGLGTAYIHGFKWALERDYAYIFEMDADFSHRPTDLPRLHRACLNGADVAVGSRYKKGVNVVNWPLFRILLSYGASFYVKIITGMKVHDPTAGFVCYKKEVLQNINLDAVRFIGYAFQIEMKYRAYLKGYKIEEVSIIFTDRINGKSKMNSAIIREAIFGVIAMKFRSIFYKKSF; encoded by the coding sequence ATGGCCAACGGTTTAGTAATTATACCAACTTTCAATGAAATTGAAAACATAGAGGCCATTGTAAAAACAGTTTTCGATTTAAAGAAGGATTTTCATGTTCTTGTAGTCGATGATAATTCTCCAGATGGTACTGCCGAAAATGTGAGGTCAATGCAAGAGCAATTTCCTGACAGTCTTTTTTTAGAAGTAAGAAAAGAAAAATCAGGTTTGGGAACGGCTTACATACATGGTTTTAAATGGGCTCTTGAGAGGGATTATGCGTACATTTTTGAAATGGATGCAGATTTTTCGCATCGTCCTACCGATTTGCCAAGATTGCACAGAGCCTGCTTAAATGGCGCCGATGTGGCCGTTGGGTCACGTTATAAAAAAGGTGTAAATGTGGTAAACTGGCCACTGTTCAGAATCTTATTGTCCTACGGGGCTTCTTTCTATGTAAAAATTATAACCGGAATGAAAGTGCACGATCCCACTGCAGGTTTTGTGTGCTATAAGAAAGAGGTATTACAAAACATTAATTTAGATGCGGTTAGATTCATAGGCTACGCATTTCAAATTGAAATGAAGTATAGGGCATACCTAAAAGGCTATAAAATCGAAGAAGTTTCCATCATTTTTACGGATAGGATTAATGGAAAGTCAAAAATGAATTCTGCCATAATAAGAGAAGCTATTTTTGGAGTCATTGCAATGAAGTTTAGAAGTATATTTTATAAAAAGAGTTTTTGA
- a CDS encoding dihydroorotase → MAKIIVKNAKVINEGGIMETDLLLEEDIITRIAKDITDGNADVIDVNGDYVLPGIIDDQVHFREPGLTHKGTIGTESKAAIAGGITTFMEQPNTNPQTTTIEKLEEKFAVGARDSYANYSFLFGGTNDNLEELKKLDKNACSGVKLFLGSSTGNMLVDNEEILEKIFSNTEMVISTHCEDEGTIRANMEKYQEQYGDDIPISLHPIIRSEEACYLSSSKAIALAKKTGARLHVFHLSTGIETDLFTNAIPLEEKKITSEVCIHHLWFSDEDYADKGTFIKWNPAVKTKMDREQLWEALLDDRIDVIATDHAPHTLEEKNNPYTKAPSGGPLVQHALQAMLQKEKEGKISLEKIVEKMCHNPAKLFDIDRRGFVREGYFADLVQVNRNTKNQVEKSNILYKCGWSPFEGTMFDSKIVRTFINGHLAYENGKFSTERKAKRLTFNR, encoded by the coding sequence ATGGCAAAAATAATAGTGAAGAATGCGAAGGTCATCAATGAGGGTGGCATCATGGAGACCGATTTACTTTTGGAAGAAGATATTATAACGCGCATAGCCAAGGATATAACGGATGGTAATGCAGATGTTATTGATGTAAATGGAGATTATGTATTACCTGGCATCATTGACGACCAGGTTCATTTTAGAGAACCAGGGCTTACCCATAAAGGTACTATAGGAACTGAGAGCAAAGCTGCGATTGCTGGTGGAATAACCACTTTTATGGAGCAGCCCAATACTAATCCGCAGACTACGACCATAGAAAAGTTGGAAGAGAAATTTGCAGTGGGCGCCAGAGATTCTTATGCGAATTATTCTTTTCTTTTTGGGGGTACGAATGACAACTTAGAGGAACTGAAAAAGCTCGATAAAAATGCATGTTCGGGGGTTAAACTTTTTTTAGGATCGTCTACAGGGAATATGTTGGTGGATAATGAAGAGATTCTTGAAAAAATCTTCAGCAATACGGAAATGGTCATTTCCACACATTGCGAAGATGAGGGGACCATACGTGCGAATATGGAAAAATATCAAGAACAGTACGGTGATGATATCCCGATAAGCCTACATCCTATAATTAGGAGTGAAGAAGCTTGTTACCTATCTTCATCTAAGGCGATTGCCTTGGCTAAAAAGACAGGTGCTAGATTGCATGTTTTCCACCTTTCTACCGGGATTGAAACTGATTTGTTTACCAATGCCATACCGTTGGAAGAGAAAAAGATAACTTCAGAAGTATGCATACACCATCTATGGTTTTCCGATGAGGATTATGCAGATAAAGGAACATTCATTAAATGGAACCCAGCGGTAAAAACGAAAATGGACCGAGAACAACTTTGGGAGGCATTGCTAGATGATAGAATTGATGTTATTGCTACAGATCACGCCCCACATACCTTGGAAGAAAAGAATAATCCCTACACCAAAGCGCCATCCGGTGGGCCCTTGGTTCAGCATGCGTTGCAGGCTATGTTGCAAAAAGAAAAGGAAGGAAAAATAAGTTTGGAAAAGATTGTGGAAAAAATGTGCCATAATCCTGCTAAATTGTTTGATATTGATAGACGAGGCTTTGTACGTGAAGGCTATTTTGCTGATTTGGTACAAGTGAATCGCAACACTAAAAATCAGGTTGAAAAATCAAATATTCTATATAAGTGCGGATGGTCTCCATTTGAAGGCACAATGTTTGATTCTAAAATAGTCCGCACTTTTATCAATGGTCATTTAGCATACGAAAACGGAAAATTTTCGACAGAAAGAAAAGCCAAAAGACTCACATTTAATAGGTAA
- a CDS encoding DUF4296 domain-containing protein — protein MKKIIIFFLGLLFFSCGEKVVEKPENLIPKEKMIAILHDLAILKAATTSYRQLMESQGVTTMEFLYDKYQIDSTQFSQSDLYYASMPLEYESIYENVESMLEKRHKELEEAKKRENDSVKKASQLKRDSIKNSRIKKDSIVESN, from the coding sequence ATGAAGAAAATTATAATATTCTTTTTAGGTCTTCTGTTTTTTTCTTGTGGTGAGAAAGTGGTTGAAAAGCCCGAGAATTTAATTCCAAAGGAAAAAATGATTGCTATTTTGCATGATTTGGCCATTTTGAAAGCAGCTACGACATCGTATAGGCAGCTAATGGAAAGCCAAGGAGTCACTACCATGGAGTTTCTGTACGACAAGTATCAAATTGATAGTACTCAATTTTCCCAGAGTGATTTGTACTATGCTTCCATGCCATTGGAATATGAGTCCATTTATGAAAACGTAGAATCCATGCTGGAAAAAAGGCATAAAGAGTTAGAGGAGGCCAAAAAGAGGGAAAACGATAGTGTTAAAAAAGCCAGTCAGTTAAAAAGGGATTCCATAAAAAACTCAAGAATAAAGAAGGATAGTATAGTTGAATCAAACTAA